Part of the Flavobacterium alkalisoli genome is shown below.
TACAAGAAACAAAGACAGGGACGAACATCTGAAGTCACCTGATTTTTTCGATGCGGAACACTATCCTGAGATACGCTTCACCTCCACCTCCTTTGACGGGGAAACGATGTTGGGCGTGCTTACAATAAAAGGCATTACCAGAGAAATCGCTATCGATATGGATTTCAATGGCATTGCTATCGATCCCTATGGACAGACCAAAGCGGGATTTGAGGGAAATGTAACGGTGAACCGAAAGGATTTTAACCTTACCTGGAGTGCCCTGACCGAACAGGGGAACATCGTGGTAAGCGACAGTGTCAGAATAGGTATCGTCCTTCAGTTTGTAAAATCGTCCTGAAAAGGGCAGCAAGGATAAAGTGCTGTTTTCGGCAGCTTTTTTAAAGGATCTAGACAGGCACTGGGCATTTCTATCCTGTGGCAATAAACGTTACGAATAATACTATAAAAACCAATAATTATGGAAATACTACTACAGCAAGGCGATTCCAAGGGTCATGCCCTGGCAAGGGAGAATGAAAAACGGGCGGGGATGATGACCTATTCGATAGCCGGACCGGAGCTGATCATTATCGACCATACGGAAGTTGAACCGGCCTATAACGGAAAGGGTGTAGGGAAGCAGATGCTCTATAAGATTGTAGAGATGGCCAGGGAAAAGGAAGTGAAGATCATTCCCCTGTGTCCCTTTGCGGCAATGATGTTTAAAAAGTCGGAAGACATTAAGGACGTATTAAAATCATAAATCAGACTATTATGGCAACTATAAAAGAATACAGAAAAGACAATCTGACAATAACCTGGGAACCTAAAAAGTGCATCCATGCCGGTATCTGCGTGAAGACCCTTCCGAAGGTCTACAATCCCAAAGGTTCGCCATGGATTACACCCGAGCATGCCCCGGCGCAGGCTATAAAAGACCAGATTAATGCCTGCCCTTCCGGGGCATTGGGTTACAAAGAATCGTAAAAATCCTGTCATGCAACATCATATACTTATAAATATTTGTGCCATTTTCGGCGTGGCTACAGCTGTCATCATTATCTGCCGTTTCCTTAAGATAAGGTATATCATCGGTTATCTCATTACCGGAATCCTGCTCAGCCCGAACACGTCAGCCTATTTTGCCAATATGCAGGAGGTTGAGGTCTATGCGGAGATAGGAATCATACTGTTATTGTTTACCATTGGCCTTGAATTTTCCTTTACCAACCTTAAGAAGATCCAGAAGTACGTTCTGGGGGGCGGGAGCGCACAGGTTTTATTTACCATTGCCTTGACGGCCGGGCTTATCTGGCTTGCGATGCGGCCCAGCTGGCAGGAGAGCGTCTTTTGGGGTTTCTTATATGCCTTAAGCAGTACGGCCATTGTGATCAAGACCCTCCAGGATTCCAACAAGATAGCCACGGCTCACGGGAAGTTCATTTTAGCGGTATTACTGTTTCAGGATGTAATGATTGTTCCGCTGATGCTCTTCACACCCCTTCTTGCCGGCGAGGGAGGGGACTCTCTGACAGCACTGGGATGGTTACTGGGTAAACTGGTTTTGATGGGCGGCATTGCCTATCTCCTGACACGCTATGTGATCCCTTACTTCCTGAAAACGGTAATGAAGGTACAGAGCCAGGAGGTCTTTCTCATTGCCACCGTATTTATTGTAACGGGTATTGCCCTGATGACCGAACAGTTGGGGCTTTCCCTGGCACTGGGCGCCTTTGTGGCCGGCCTGATTATAGCAGAAACCGATTACAACCACATGGCCATTTCGTGTTTTCTGCCATTCCGGTATGTGTTTATGAGTTTCTTTTTCATTTCGATGGGTATGCTTCTCAATTACCAGGTATTCCTGACCGATTTGGGATGGATCGTGTTCTGGACCCTGTTTGCCTTTTTTGTAAAGGCTATGGCGGGCATTATTGCCGTTAAGGTAATGGGGCTGGAGTGGAAGACGGCTTTTGCTGTTGGTTTCTCCATCGCACAGATCGGGGAATTCTCCTTTGTACTGGCACAGAGCGGACTGAGCCATGGACTGATCAGTGATAACAATTACCAGATATTTCTGGCGGTATCGATACTGCTGATGTCCCTTACACCTTTTGTGGTATCCAATGCCGAGAGGATTTATCCGATTTTCAACAAACTGATTCAAAGACATGAATAAGCAGAAATTACAGCTGTACGGGACCGACTGGTGTCCTAAGTCCTCCTCCCTTCGTAATTACATGCAGGGCCGGTGGATTGAATTTGATGATTTCAATGTGGAGACCGATGATGCGGCAAATACCAGGATACGAAACCTGTATGAGGGTAAACTGAAGTTTCCGACAGTTGTCTTTGCAGATGATTTCATAAAGAACCCGACCATACCGCAGCTTAACGAATTCCTAAAAAAACACGGTATCGATTAGCCTTACAAAAAGCGGTATATAAGACGAAATATAACAATTAATAATTTTCCACTATGACCGATCCCAGATTTCCTGTTCTGACCCAGAAGCAGATTGCTACCCTAAGGGGATTTGCAGACCTGATCACATTTGAAGAAGAGACCGCAGTTTTCCGTGTCGGGGACAGCGCGTATGATTTTTATGTTGTGTTGCAGGGCGCCATACACATTAAGGATCCCTTTAATGAAAATCAGGTGCTTGCCACCCACGGTATCAATGAGTTTACCGGTGACAACAGTATGCTGTCCGAGCGCAGCATCCCTTTTGATGCCTATGCCTCAAAGGGGAGTACGGTCCTTCGTATTACCCCGACACGGCTTAAGGAGGTCATCGCAAAGCACAGTGATATCTGTGATGTGCTGCTGAGCGCCTTTATACAGCGCCAGGAAACGATGCTGAGGGATTTTAACGGGGGGATTCAGGTCATCGGTTCAGAAAAATCCAGGGATACCTACGCCCTGCGTGATTTTATGGAAAAGAACCATATCTGGCATACCTTCCACAATACCGATGCATCAGGGCATGCGCGCCAATTGCTGGAGAGTTTCAGTCTCAGCGATGATGATCTGCCCATTCTTATAAACATTACCGGTGAGATAGTAAAAAAGCCCACGATTGCCGAACTGGCCAGAGAGACCGGTGTACTATCCGATTTTGGCGACGAGATATATGATGTACTGGTGGTGGGGGCGGGGCCCTCAGGCCTTGCTGCCAGTGTATATGCGGCATCGGAAGGCCTCAGTGTGGTAACAATAGACGGCAACGCACCGGGGGGACAGGCCGGTAAAAGTTCGAAAATCGAAAACTACCTGGGCTTTCCCACAGGAATATCGGGTAACGATCTTGCCAACAAAGCCTACATACAGGCGCAGAAGTTTGGCTGTATCCTTTCGATTCCCCAGAAGGCCGAAAAGGTAGAGTATAACGGCGACCATTTCAGCGTATGTGTCTCCAATGGTAAAAACATTAATGCCAGGGCGGTCATTGCGGCCACCGGTGCAGAGTACAGGCGTCTGCCGATAAACACCATTGACCACTTTGAAGGCAGCGGGGTTTTTTACTCGGCCACGGCCATGAATGCCTCCGCCTGCAAAAATGAGCTTGTCGGGGTTGTGGGTGGTGGCAATTCGGCGGGCCAGGCAGCGCTGTTTCTGGCAGATCATGCCCATGAGGTCCATATTATTATCCGTGCGGAGGACCTGGGGGCTAAAATGAGCGACTACCTGGTCCAGCGTATTTATACAACGCCCAATATTATCGTTCACACCAAGAGCTCGGTCACTGCCCTTAACGGGATGCATCATCTGGAATCAGTAGTTTTGGATACGGCTGGGGAAAAGCAAAGGATAGGGATTTCCAATCTCTTCACATTCATAGGGGCAAAACCCTGCACTGACTGGCTCAGTTCGCTGATTGCCATGGATGATAAAGGTTTCATTTATACCGGTCCGGACGTCACTGACAACTTACAGGGACAGTGCGCACTTTACAGGCACAGGAAACCACAGTCCCTGGAGACCAGCATATCCGGTTTTTTCGCCGTAGGAGATGTCAGGAAGGGCTCTGTTAAAAGGGTCGCTTCCGCCGTTGGGGAGGGTTCCATGGCAATAAGCCAGATCCATCAGTACCTGGCCGAACTGAAAATAGCGAAACGACAGGCACCTTTCAGCACCAATACAACGGAACTCTAAAATAGTAGTAACCCCTTAAAACTTTTCACATTATGAAACATTCACGATTATCACTAACAGTATTATTTTTTATTTCAATCTTAATAAATTCAACTAGTATGGCACAGACAATTCCCGGAGAAAAAGATCCGAACATCTCAAAAGAGACCCGTATATTCCTGACAGCGCTTAACAGCGGTGACGGGCCACCACTGGAATCCCTGCCCCCTAAGGAGGCACGACAGGTCCTTGTAAATGCACAGCAATCCGTATCCTATGATTATAGCGATATTGAAGAGTCCGAAAGGAAGATAACTACGCATGACGGGCAGACCCTTACCATCCACATTGTAAAACCCAAGGGAGCCAAGGACGGACTTCCTGTATTTATGTTCTTCCATGGCGGGGGATGGGTATTGGGTGATTACCCTACCCACAGACGCCTGGTGAGGGATCTGGTTGTCAGCAGTGGGGCGGTAGCGGTATTTCCCGACTACACGCCAACACCCGATGCCCAGTTCCCTGTGGCAATCAATCAGGGTTATGCCGCTACCAAATGGGTTTCCGAGCACGGCAGTGAAATTGGTGTGGACGGTTCCCGATTAGCAGTAGCCGGAAACAGTGTGGGCGGTAATATGTCCACGGTTGTTTCCCTAATGGCCAAAGAGAAGAACGGTCCCAAAATTGCCTTTCAGCTCCTGTTATGGCCGCTTGTGGATTCTGACACCAGCCGTCCCTCTTACAAAAAATACGGACAGGGCAGGTTTCTGACCACCCCTATCATGGAATGGATGTGGGACATGTATATCCCCAACCCGGAAGAGCGAAAACAGAAATATGTCTCACCGATCAATGCTTCCCTGGAGGAACTGAAGGGGTTGCCTCCCGCATTGATTCAGGTAGCCGAAAATGATATTCTCTTTGATGAGGGTGTGGCTTACGGCCGCAAACTGGATGAGGCAGGGGTGCCGGTCACCGTTACGGTATACAACGGAATGATACACGATTACGGGATGCTTAACCCGCTCTCTGATATTGCCGGTGTACAGGAAGCTCTGACCCAGGCTGGCGCCGTACTGCGTGAGGCACTCTTTGGCAAGAAGTAATCCAATACTATTAAAGGACAGTGCCGGTAAAAGCCGGCGCTGTCCTTACAATACGATAAAACAGCAGCCTGATATACGCCCAGAGTGCTATACCGTCAAATTGGTACAACCTCAGAGGGAAGGGCTCACCAACACTTTTGTCAATGATGGAAAAAGAATATGAAATTCCTGCCGGGACCAGGATTGGCCATGTCCACCTTAAGGTCGCCGATATGAATCGTTCCTTAGATTTTTACTGCGGTCTGCTGGGATTCGGTATCACCCTGCGGTATGGCGATCAGGCTGCTTTTCTGGCAGCCGGGGGGTATCACCACCATATCGGCCTGAATACCTGGTACAGTAAGGACAGCCCCCGTGCAGATCAGCACAGCGTGGGACTGTTCCATACCGCTATTGCCTATCCGCAGAAGAAGGACCTGGCAGCGGTATACAAAAGACTCAAGGAGGCGCAGTATCCCCTGACGGGGCTCTCCGACCACGGCGTATCCCTTGCCCTCTACCTTGATGACCCGGACGGAAACGGGGTGGAGCTCTACTGGGACAGGCCAATGGAACAGTGGCCCAAAAAACCGGACGGTTCTCTGGAGATGTATTCACGCCCCTTACATACAGGCGACCTCCTGGAGGATTAAAAATAAAAACGGACGATACTTGTTTGAAAGTAGCGACAATACATATACAATATGAAACCAATATTTGAAGATATCCAACTGGTAAAGAATGTGGATAGAAAACGCTTTGAGATAGCGATCGATGGCAGCTATGCCTTTATAAATTACGGTGAATTCGGGAACCAGATTGCTCTGGTACACACCGAAACCGAACCGGAACTGGCAGGTAAGGGGGCAGCGACTGCCGTAATTGAGAAAACCCTTCACTATCTGGAGGAGCACAAGATAAAATTGTTACCGTTTTGCCCTTTTGTATTTGCCTATATTAAGAGAAACCCGGAGTGGAAACGTATCGTAAGTAAAAAATTTAAGGGCTATGACCAATTTTAAAAGAAATCCTGAGGCGAGATCGTACGACAACCTGATTGAAGCTCTGAATGACCTGAAGCAATTGGGATATACAGAAGACTTAAGCCTGAAGGGAAACTGCATTGCGTGCAGTAATGGAATCTACAATATGCTCCCCGATGAATTTGAGATAGACGGCTATTTCAGGCTTGATGAGGAAGACTCCAGTGCAGAGAGTGCTTCTATAATATATGCGATAAGCTCCAAAAAATATTCAGTGAGAGGGACACTGATCAATTCCTTCAGTATCTATTCGGACGATATTACCGATGCGATGATCAGCAAACTTAAATTCAACAGCTAATGTCAAATACACAACTCATAATAGAGGAAAGAGCTGCCGATATCGGCAACTTTATGGTGGGGCGGCTGCTTCCGTTCCGTAAAAAGCGGATGGTAGGCCCTTTTATATTTATTGACCATATGGGACCTGTAGCGTTAGGCACGGATGAGAATATCGATATTGATATGCATCCGCATATCGGTCTTTCCACGCTAACTTTCTTATTTGAAGGAAACGTGTTTCACCGTGACAGCCTCGGTACGGCCAGGGAAGTAAAGCCTGGTGAGGTAAACTGGATGACAGCGGGCAGGGGTGTGGTACATACCGAGCGCACCCCCGATTACCTGAGAGGTAGGGAAAAAGGCCTTCACGGGCTGCAGATCTGGGTAGCCCTGCCCAAAGAGTGGGAGCAGTGCGATCCCTCCTTTGCCCATATTGGGGCGGATGAGATACCCGTTTGGGAGGAAGAAGGAATACATTTTAAGCTTATTGCGGGGGAAGTGGCCGGAAAGAGATCACCGGTTCCGGTCTACAGTCCGCTTTATTTTATGGAGATCAAATCGGGAGAGCGCAAAACGGTACGTCTGGGAGCGGACCTCTTTGGGGAAAGTGCATTGTACATCCTGGAAGGAACCGTAATCTCAGAAGGGCACAGCTACGGACCCAAACAGATTTTAGTTGCTAAAGACAGCAGTTTGTGCGACTTTGAGATCGAAGCGGGAACAACAGTATACATTTTTGGAGGAGCGCCCTTCCCGGAGGAACGCTTCATAGAATGGAATTTTGTGGCCACAAGCCGGGATCTTATTGAACAGGCAAAAGAGAACTGGAGACAGGGCCGGTTTGCCGGAGTACCCAATGAGACAGCCAAAGTACCCTTACCGGAACCTAAACTTAAAAAATAACGAACTATCAGAATATGAAAACTACTGTTGCCAGAATAGGAAAGCAAAAATATAAAACCGAAATACAGGCGAAAAACCATATTATTAGCGCCGACGAGCCTCTTGAGGTGGGCGGAGAGGACCTGGGTTTTACCCCCACCGAATTACTGGAGGCTTCACTGGCAGCCTGTTCAGTGATGACCATTAGGATGTATGCTGACCGTAAGGGTTGGGATCTCAAGGGTGTCGAGATTAAGGTGGGCTTCAAAAGGAACCTCACCACGCATCAGGTGACCTTTATAAAGGAAGTACGCCTTGAGGGTAACCTTGACAGCGAACAGCGACAGAAACTACTGGATATAGGAGGGAAATGTCCTATTGAAAAGATCATTTCGGGGCCTGTTTCGGTAGTCTCCGAGCTCCTGTAGAGGGCAGTTCAGGTTTTGTACTATTTAATAAAGCAAAACAAATGACAAAAGGAATGAATACGCTTATAAAGCTTGAGGAACTCGGACAGTTTTTGCTGTCCGTTGCCTTCTTTGCCTATCTAGACTACAGCTGGTGGGTCTTTCCTGCCTGTCTTCTCTTACCTGACCTTTCAATGATCGGTTACCTGGCGGGGACAAAGGCAGGTGCCCGGCTTTATAATGTTTTCCACCACAAGCTGGTGGCCGTCCTGGTTCTGCTTTTAGGTTGCAGTTTTGGCCTTCAGTGGGTTATGCTGACAGGGGTAATCTTTTTCGGCCACTCGGCAATGGACCGGTTCTTTGGTTTCGGGCTGAAGTTTGATGATAGTTTCCGTACTACCCACCTGGGTCGGATCGGAAAGAAAGACGGTAGGAGGGGGTAAAAAGATGACAGTACAAGAGGAAAGCGGAGTCTGCTATTGAGAAAGGTCCGCTGCTATCATGCATTCGGTGGGCTGCAATCTTATAGTAGCGCATGTAACAGTATGGGATATTTCTATGTAAAGGGCATAATACGTACCGATAAGCAGCGCCGAAACGGCACATGTCCGCTCTATGTAAGAGTATCGGTAAAGGGGAAAATCATTAAAATACCTTTAGGTATCTGCGGCAGCGTAGCGAAGTGGGATCCGCTATCGGTGAAGACAGGTTCAGGCCATCGCTGTAGCTGTACGACCAGGTATTGTACAGACCACAAATCAGTCATTTAGTTAAGTAAAAAAATATCAAATGAATACCAACAGGCTGCTTATAAGTGTGTATAGCCATGGATATGATAGACATAAATCTACAACGGTTACTTTAATTGATAGTATATATACTACAGGTAGAAGACACCATTATGTAATTTAGAGTAGGAAGAAGAATTATCCGCAGCTCTAGCCATCCAAATCGAAAATACTAGTAAAAAAAAAATAAGCTTATGACACCAAAAAATAGCAAGATTAGCTTCATTCTTTTTGTACTTTTAACAATCTGCTCTTACGCACAAGAGGAACCTTTCATGGACTATGTACTCAAGTGGGATGGACAGTCATCAGTACTAAGAGTTGAACTCACGTATTCTGCACATCAGAAAGATAGTACTGTCTTTATATTTGGAGACCCAAATTGGGGAGGGCAGGCCGATATATTTAAAGTCATCAGAAATATCACGTCCTCAGAGCCGGAAGTAGTCAGGGTAGATGAAGTGAACAGACAGATCTCCGTATACCACAACGGAGCCAATAAACACACAATTAGTTATGAAATAGACGGTTCCCTTCCACCTGATCTACCCACTCGGGCATCTCAAACCGAACTGTTCAGACCTGTCATCAGTGAAGGAGTATTAACCCTTGTAAACAAGCAGTTTGCCTTGACAGTAACCGATAAAAGCAATCCACTGGTATCTTTCAGATGGCACAGTTACCCAAAAAACTTCAGCTATTTTAATTCCATAGATCCATCTCAGAAAAGTCCATCAGAAAAGCTTTCGGTTTATTATGAGGACCTTTCCAATGCAGTGTGCTTTGTTATGGGAAATAATATTAGCGTTATGGAATACAGCGTTTTGGGTGTCCCATACTTTAGTGTAACTACAAAAGAAGATAGGTATGGTAATGATTTGCAGGGAAGTCTCATACCCTTTTTTAAAAGCTATTTCCCAAGCATCCACAGGTTCTGGAACGATACCGATTTTCCGTTTTATTTTCTGTCCGTAACGGCACTGCAAAACAACCAAACAGAAATTGGGGCAGGCGGTTTCGGGATAAACAATGGCTTTATAATGAAATTGGGAAGGAAATTTGGAACATGGGAAATTTACGTTACCGCACACGAAACTGCCCATACCTGGATAGGAATAAAAATCATGTTCGGTACAGACAGCTTTGACCACCAATGGTTTGGTGAAGGATTTAACGATTATACCGCACTCATTAATCTGGCAAATAGTAAACTTTATGATGAGGAAGAATTTCTGAATTACCTTAATGAAGATAATTTCAAACAGCATTACCAGAGTGAGATAAAAGGCGTACATAATGATTCAATCGCTGCAAAATACTGGACCGATTACGCTACTTATGGAAAACTTCCCTACAGACGAGGTTTGATTTACGCTTTTTACCTCGATAACCAAATCAGAGTAGTATCAAACGGAAAATTTACCCTCAGGAATATGTTACTGGACCTGTACGCGATAAGAAAAGAAAAAAATAATAATGAAATCCTATCCGTTGATGATTTTATTACCGTAGGAGCAGCCTATTTAGACAAACGAGAGCTTACTGATCAAATAGCACGTTATATGATAGAAGGACAGCCTATTGATTTTAAAACAGTAGAACTTATTCCCGAATTCAAAGTCGAAATCAAAAACAATATACCTAAGGTAAGCTTATCTGAGAATGCCAACCTTTTAGAAATATATAAGTGGTAACGATAACCCAGATAAAATGGCAAACTGTGAGAAATATCTTCGTTTCATTTTTTTGACTAATGTATTATTTGGATTACTTCGTAAGATAAAAGAATACTACTTTATGCACAAACAAACGGAACGCCATCGGCTTTAACCTTAGTAATGAATCCTGCTGGCTGAAACGCAGCTTGTTGACACTTTCAGTTGTAATACAGAGGTATGTAGGCGACTAAAGCCGTTTTTTGACAGTACGAAAGTATCAGAAAAGGCCGTATTTGTCGAAAAAGCATACCTTTTTTTTCGATATGGTGGTGTTTTTCTATCTGTCAGGGCCCGTAAATAGTGGGAATAGCGTATTTCACAAAAAAATATGTATTTATATTTGTAGGTAATTAGGTAATTTCCTAAATTTGTACCCATGGAATTATTAGAAATACTAAAGTCACTCTCCAACGA
Proteins encoded:
- a CDS encoding YceI family protein, with the protein product MSEKTRTLWNLDPAHSEISFKVKHMMITTVTGHFDEYSARAEATNEGFIDADFTFVAKTASVNTRNKDRDEHLKSPDFFDAEHYPEIRFTSTSFDGETMLGVLTIKGITREIAIDMDFNGIAIDPYGQTKAGFEGNVTVNRKDFNLTWSALTEQGNIVVSDSVRIGIVLQFVKSS
- a CDS encoding GNAT family N-acetyltransferase; translated protein: MEILLQQGDSKGHALARENEKRAGMMTYSIAGPELIIIDHTEVEPAYNGKGVGKQMLYKIVEMAREKEVKIIPLCPFAAMMFKKSEDIKDVLKS
- a CDS encoding (4Fe-4S)-binding protein, coding for MATIKEYRKDNLTITWEPKKCIHAGICVKTLPKVYNPKGSPWITPEHAPAQAIKDQINACPSGALGYKES
- a CDS encoding cation:proton antiporter, with the protein product MQHHILINICAIFGVATAVIIICRFLKIRYIIGYLITGILLSPNTSAYFANMQEVEVYAEIGIILLLFTIGLEFSFTNLKKIQKYVLGGGSAQVLFTIALTAGLIWLAMRPSWQESVFWGFLYALSSTAIVIKTLQDSNKIATAHGKFILAVLLFQDVMIVPLMLFTPLLAGEGGDSLTALGWLLGKLVLMGGIAYLLTRYVIPYFLKTVMKVQSQEVFLIATVFIVTGIALMTEQLGLSLALGAFVAGLIIAETDYNHMAISCFLPFRYVFMSFFFISMGMLLNYQVFLTDLGWIVFWTLFAFFVKAMAGIIAVKVMGLEWKTAFAVGFSIAQIGEFSFVLAQSGLSHGLISDNNYQIFLAVSILLMSLTPFVVSNAERIYPIFNKLIQRHE
- a CDS encoding glutaredoxin family protein gives rise to the protein MNKQKLQLYGTDWCPKSSSLRNYMQGRWIEFDDFNVETDDAANTRIRNLYEGKLKFPTVVFADDFIKNPTIPQLNEFLKKHGID
- a CDS encoding FAD-dependent oxidoreductase, with the translated sequence MTDPRFPVLTQKQIATLRGFADLITFEEETAVFRVGDSAYDFYVVLQGAIHIKDPFNENQVLATHGINEFTGDNSMLSERSIPFDAYASKGSTVLRITPTRLKEVIAKHSDICDVLLSAFIQRQETMLRDFNGGIQVIGSEKSRDTYALRDFMEKNHIWHTFHNTDASGHARQLLESFSLSDDDLPILINITGEIVKKPTIAELARETGVLSDFGDEIYDVLVVGAGPSGLAASVYAASEGLSVVTIDGNAPGGQAGKSSKIENYLGFPTGISGNDLANKAYIQAQKFGCILSIPQKAEKVEYNGDHFSVCVSNGKNINARAVIAATGAEYRRLPINTIDHFEGSGVFYSATAMNASACKNELVGVVGGGNSAGQAALFLADHAHEVHIIIRAEDLGAKMSDYLVQRIYTTPNIIVHTKSSVTALNGMHHLESVVLDTAGEKQRIGISNLFTFIGAKPCTDWLSSLIAMDDKGFIYTGPDVTDNLQGQCALYRHRKPQSLETSISGFFAVGDVRKGSVKRVASAVGEGSMAISQIHQYLAELKIAKRQAPFSTNTTEL
- a CDS encoding alpha/beta hydrolase yields the protein MAQTIPGEKDPNISKETRIFLTALNSGDGPPLESLPPKEARQVLVNAQQSVSYDYSDIEESERKITTHDGQTLTIHIVKPKGAKDGLPVFMFFHGGGWVLGDYPTHRRLVRDLVVSSGAVAVFPDYTPTPDAQFPVAINQGYAATKWVSEHGSEIGVDGSRLAVAGNSVGGNMSTVVSLMAKEKNGPKIAFQLLLWPLVDSDTSRPSYKKYGQGRFLTTPIMEWMWDMYIPNPEERKQKYVSPINASLEELKGLPPALIQVAENDILFDEGVAYGRKLDEAGVPVTVTVYNGMIHDYGMLNPLSDIAGVQEALTQAGAVLREALFGKK
- a CDS encoding VOC family protein, which codes for MMEKEYEIPAGTRIGHVHLKVADMNRSLDFYCGLLGFGITLRYGDQAAFLAAGGYHHHIGLNTWYSKDSPRADQHSVGLFHTAIAYPQKKDLAAVYKRLKEAQYPLTGLSDHGVSLALYLDDPDGNGVELYWDRPMEQWPKKPDGSLEMYSRPLHTGDLLED
- a CDS encoding GNAT family N-acetyltransferase; the protein is MKPIFEDIQLVKNVDRKRFEIAIDGSYAFINYGEFGNQIALVHTETEPELAGKGAATAVIEKTLHYLEEHKIKLLPFCPFVFAYIKRNPEWKRIVSKKFKGYDQF
- a CDS encoding phosphoribosylpyrophosphate synthetase codes for the protein MTNFKRNPEARSYDNLIEALNDLKQLGYTEDLSLKGNCIACSNGIYNMLPDEFEIDGYFRLDEEDSSAESASIIYAISSKKYSVRGTLINSFSIYSDDITDAMISKLKFNS
- a CDS encoding pirin family protein; translated protein: MSNTQLIIEERAADIGNFMVGRLLPFRKKRMVGPFIFIDHMGPVALGTDENIDIDMHPHIGLSTLTFLFEGNVFHRDSLGTAREVKPGEVNWMTAGRGVVHTERTPDYLRGREKGLHGLQIWVALPKEWEQCDPSFAHIGADEIPVWEEEGIHFKLIAGEVAGKRSPVPVYSPLYFMEIKSGERKTVRLGADLFGESALYILEGTVISEGHSYGPKQILVAKDSSLCDFEIEAGTTVYIFGGAPFPEERFIEWNFVATSRDLIEQAKENWRQGRFAGVPNETAKVPLPEPKLKK
- a CDS encoding OsmC family protein, with the protein product MKTTVARIGKQKYKTEIQAKNHIISADEPLEVGGEDLGFTPTELLEASLAACSVMTIRMYADRKGWDLKGVEIKVGFKRNLTTHQVTFIKEVRLEGNLDSEQRQKLLDIGGKCPIEKIISGPVSVVSELL
- a CDS encoding DUF4260 domain-containing protein, with amino-acid sequence MNTLIKLEELGQFLLSVAFFAYLDYSWWVFPACLLLPDLSMIGYLAGTKAGARLYNVFHHKLVAVLVLLLGCSFGLQWVMLTGVIFFGHSAMDRFFGFGLKFDDSFRTTHLGRIGKKDGRRG
- a CDS encoding Arm DNA-binding domain-containing protein; translation: MGYFYVKGIIRTDKQRRNGTCPLYVRVSVKGKIIKIPLGICGSVAKWDPLSVKTGSGHRCSCTTRYCTDHKSVI
- a CDS encoding gluzincin family metallopeptidase; protein product: MDYVLKWDGQSSVLRVELTYSAHQKDSTVFIFGDPNWGGQADIFKVIRNITSSEPEVVRVDEVNRQISVYHNGANKHTISYEIDGSLPPDLPTRASQTELFRPVISEGVLTLVNKQFALTVTDKSNPLVSFRWHSYPKNFSYFNSIDPSQKSPSEKLSVYYEDLSNAVCFVMGNNISVMEYSVLGVPYFSVTTKEDRYGNDLQGSLIPFFKSYFPSIHRFWNDTDFPFYFLSVTALQNNQTEIGAGGFGINNGFIMKLGRKFGTWEIYVTAHETAHTWIGIKIMFGTDSFDHQWFGEGFNDYTALINLANSKLYDEEEFLNYLNEDNFKQHYQSEIKGVHNDSIAAKYWTDYATYGKLPYRRGLIYAFYLDNQIRVVSNGKFTLRNMLLDLYAIRKEKNNNEILSVDDFITVGAAYLDKRELTDQIARYMIEGQPIDFKTVELIPEFKVEIKNNIPKVSLSENANLLEIYKW